One Gadus morhua chromosome 23, gadMor3.0, whole genome shotgun sequence DNA segment encodes these proteins:
- the LOC115537400 gene encoding LOW QUALITY PROTEIN: glycine--tRNA ligase-like (The sequence of the model RefSeq protein was modified relative to this genomic sequence to represent the inferred CDS: inserted 2 bases in 1 codon), which translates to MLRSATSALLRTSTELSTVFLVPKVRLLIPTRPLSQPVRLLTLTKPLSLPVLLLTHSRQLSVPFRRTPSRPLSVPVRSSQTKKKPRSLRLSGGLYMDPAMEEILAPLRLAVKEQGELVRQMKQDGLPDVDVTKAVAELKARKRTLEAKELSLEPKDDIVDRTKMEDTLKRRFFYDQAFAIYGGVSGLYDFGPVGCALKNNILQVWRQHFIQEEQILEIDCTMLTPESVLKTSGHVDKFADYMVKDVKNGECFRADHLLKAHLQKLQADKKCAAEKKAEMEDVVTQMDNFTQEELTALFVKYSVKSPITGNDLSAPISFNLMFQTSIGPGGNMQGYLRPETAQGIFLNFKRLLEFNQGKLPFAAAQIGNSFRNEISPRSGLIRVREFTMAEIEHFVDPTEKVHPKFSNVADLNITLYSSKAQTSGQSAHIMRLGDAVEQGVINNSVLGYFIGRIYLYLTRVGVAKDKLRFRQHMDNEMAHYACDCWDAETKTSYGWIEIVGCXDRSCFDLKCHAQATKVPLVAEKPLKEPKVVNVVQFEPNKGAIGKAYKKDAKLAMEYLSTCEEHVISEQEKLLTETGEFTIETEGKSFRLTKDMVSVKRFQKLLEEVVPNVIEPSFGIGRIMYSILEHTFHVREGDDQRTFFSFPAMVAPYKCSVLPLSQNQEFVPFVKELSEAMTKQGVSHKVDDSSGSIGRRYARTDEIGVAFGITVDFDTVNKTPHTATLRDRDSMTQIRAQVSELPGIIRDLANGSMSWAEVQSKYPVFEGQETSKKDTAEE; encoded by the exons ATGCTTCGTAGCGCAACATCAGCCCTGCTGCGGACCAGCACTGAGCTCTCCACCGTCTTTCTGGTGCCGAAGGTCCGCCTCCTGATCCCCACCAGGCCGCTCTCCCAGCCGGTCCGCCTCCTGACCCTCACCAAGCCGCTGTCCCTCCCGGTCCTCCTCCTGACCCACTCCAGGCAGCTCTCTGTGCCGTTCCGCCGGACTCCCTCCAGGCCGCTCTCCGTGCCGGTCCGCTCCTCTCAGACCAAGAAGAAGCCCCGCAGTCTGCGGCTGTCCGGAGGACTCTACATGGACCCCGCGATGGAGGAGATTCTAGCCCCGCTGAGGCTGGCAGTAAAGGAGCAG GGGGAACTTGTGCGCCAAATGAAGCAGGACGGCCTGCCCGACGTAGATGTCACCAAAGCTGTAGCCGAGCTGAAAGCAAGGAAGAGAACTCTTGAAGCTAAG GAACTGTCCCTGGAGCCCAAAGATGACATAGTGGACCGAACAAAGATGGAGGATACCTTGAAGAGGCGGTTCTTTTACGACCAGGCCTTTGCCATCTATGGAG GCGTGAGCGGCCTGTACGACTTCGGCCCTGTGGGGTGTGCCCTGAAGAACAACATCCTGCAGGTGTGGAGACAGCACTTCATCCAGGAGGAGCAGATCCTGGAGATCGACTGCACCATGCTGACTCCCGAGTCCGTGCTCAA AACATCTGGGCATGTGGACAAATTTGCAGACTACATGGTGAAGGATGTGAAGAACGGCGAGTGCTTCAGGGCGGACCATCTTCTCAAAG CCCACCTGCAGAAGCTGCAGGCTGATAAGAAGTGTGCTGCTGAGAAGAAGGCAGAAATGGAGGACGTGGTCACCCAG ATGGACAACTTCACTCAGGAAGAGCTGACAGCACTTTTTGTTAAATACAGTGTCAAGTCGCCAATCACAGGCAACGACCTTTCCGCCCCCATCTCCTTCAACCTGATGTTCCAGACCTCCATCGGCCCTGGGGGGAACATGCAAGG CTATCTGCGGCCTGAAACGGCTCAGGGAATCTTCCTCAACTTCAAGCGCCTGCTGGAGTTCAACCAGGGAAAGCTGCCCTTCGCTGCGGCCCAGATCGGCAACTCATTCAGGAACGAGATCTCCCCTCGCTCCGGGCTCATCCGTGTGAG AGAGttcaccatggccgagatagaGCACTTTGTGGACCCCACGGAAAAGGTCCACCCCAAGTTCTCCAACGTGGCCGACCTGAACATCACGCTGTACTCCTCCAAGGCCCAGACCAGTGGGCAGTCTGCCCACATCATGAGGCTGGGAGATGCGGTGGAGCAG GGAGTGATTAATAACTCCGTCCTGGGATACTTCATTGGAAGAATCTACCTCTACCTGACCCGAGTGGGTGTGGCCAAAGACAAGCTGCGTTTCCGCCAGCACATGGACAACGAGATGGCCCACTACGCCTGTGACTGCTGGGACGCAGAGACCAAGACCTCCTAC GGTTGGATCGAGATCGTGGGGTG CGACCGCTCGTGCTTTGACCTGAAGTGCCATGCCCAAGCGACCAAGGTGCCGCTGGTGGCAGAGAAGCCCCTCAAAGAGCCC AAAGTTGTGAACGTGGTCCAGTTTGAGCCAAACAAAGGAGCCATCGGCAAGGCCTACAAGAAAGACGCCAAGCTCGCCATGGAGTACCTGTCCACGTGTGAGGAACACGTCATCTCGGAGCAGGAGAAGCTGCTTACTGAAACGGG TGAGTTCACCATCGAGACGGAAGGCAAGTCGTTCCGGCTGACCAAGGACATGGTCAGCGTCAAGAGGTTCCAAAAACTCT TGGAGGAGGTTGTCCCCAATGTGATCGAGCCATCCTTCGGCATCGGGAGGATCATGTACTCCATCCTTGAGCACACCTTCCATGTCCGGGAGGGGGACGACCAGAGGACG TTCTTCAGCTTCCCTGCAATGGTGGCTCCCTACAAATGTTCCGTCCTTCCCCTGAGCCAGAACCAGGAGTTTGTTCCTTTCGTCAAAGAGCTGT CGGAGGCCATGACCAAACAGGGCGTGTCCCACAAGGTGGACGACTCCTCCGGTTCCATCGGCAGGCGCTACGCCCGCACCGACGAGATCGGAGTGGCCTTCGGCATCACCGTGGACTTTGATACAGTGAACAAGACGCCCCACACCGCCACGCTGCGGGACCGCGACTCTATGACCCAGATCAGGGCCCAG GTCAGCGAGCTGCCCGGCATAATCCGGGACTTGGCCAACGGCAGCATGAGCTGGGCCGAGGTCCAGAGCAAGTACCCCGTCTTCGAAGGACAGGAGACCAGCAAGAAGGACACTGCTGAAGAGtag